Proteins co-encoded in one Enterobacter sp. R4-368 genomic window:
- a CDS encoding ABC transporter substrate-binding protein, protein MKALLSVKKGVALAMVLSSMMISSAHALTVYTAGPGSLAKSLASGFEQKTGVKVNIFQATTGKVMARLEAEQANPQADILISASWDTAEDLHHRGWLLPFISANAQNVPQTLKSGDYVAQGISALGIVWNTKSGTPEPKEWNDLTSPDFKDKVTTPDPSLSGASLDLLIGLQNGMGDRAWQLFGALKKNGMVVSGPNAQAVTPVMQGAKAAVFGAVDYVTYGNIAQGESLKVIFPASGTVIAPRPMMILKTTQHADDAKAFIDYVLSPEGQKMVADAWLMPARTDVEAKRPLFTELKVLPTQSSGTSERGEVLKRFNALFAQ, encoded by the coding sequence ATGAAAGCCTTACTGTCCGTGAAAAAAGGAGTCGCTTTAGCCATGGTGCTGTCGTCGATGATGATCTCCAGCGCGCACGCGCTGACTGTTTACACCGCAGGTCCTGGCTCGCTGGCAAAAAGCCTGGCCAGCGGCTTTGAGCAAAAAACCGGCGTTAAAGTGAATATTTTCCAGGCCACCACCGGCAAAGTGATGGCGCGACTCGAAGCCGAGCAGGCCAATCCGCAGGCCGACATTCTGATTTCTGCCTCGTGGGATACCGCCGAAGATCTGCATCATCGCGGCTGGCTGCTGCCGTTTATCAGTGCCAATGCCCAAAATGTCCCGCAGACACTGAAAAGCGGCGACTATGTGGCGCAGGGCATCTCCGCGCTGGGGATTGTCTGGAACACCAAGAGCGGCACCCCGGAGCCGAAAGAGTGGAACGATCTGACATCTCCAGACTTTAAAGACAAAGTGACTACGCCGGATCCGTCACTTTCCGGCGCCTCGCTTGATCTGCTGATTGGTCTGCAAAATGGCATGGGCGACCGCGCATGGCAGTTGTTCGGGGCGCTGAAAAAGAACGGCATGGTGGTGAGCGGCCCGAACGCCCAGGCGGTAACGCCGGTGATGCAAGGGGCGAAAGCGGCGGTGTTTGGCGCGGTCGACTATGTCACCTATGGCAATATCGCGCAGGGCGAATCGCTGAAAGTGATCTTCCCGGCCAGCGGCACCGTTATCGCGCCGCGCCCGATGATGATCCTCAAAACCACCCAACACGCTGACGACGCTAAAGCGTTTATCGATTATGTGCTGTCGCCGGAAGGGCAAAAAATGGTCGCCGACGCGTGGCTGATGCCTGCCCGCACGGACGTGGAAGCGAAACGCCCGCTGTTTACCGAACTGAAAGTGCTGCCAACCCAGAGCAGCGGCACCAGTGAACGTGGCGAGGTTCTGAAGCGCTTTAACGCGCTCTTTGCTCAGTAA
- the yddG gene encoding aromatic amino acid DMT transporter YddG: protein MNKNKATLIGLLAVLLWSTMVGFIRAVSEGLGPVGGAAMIYTLSGLLLAVIVGIPDLRRFSARYLIAGSVLFVSYELCLALSLGFAATRQQAIEVGMVNYLWPSLTILCAILFNGQKARLWVIPGLLLALLGVSWVLGGESGLNTAEIQHNIISSPLSYALAFAGAFIWAIYCTVTTKYANGANGITLFVLLTAATLWVKFALTPQPEMVFTLPVVVKLLMTGIALGCGYAAWNIGILHGNVTVLAAASYFTPVLSSALAAVVLSAPLSFSFWQGALMVCAGSLLCWYSTRQRA, encoded by the coding sequence ATGAATAAAAATAAAGCAACGCTGATTGGTTTACTGGCGGTATTACTCTGGAGCACGATGGTCGGTTTTATTCGCGCCGTCAGCGAAGGGCTTGGCCCGGTTGGCGGTGCGGCGATGATCTACACCTTAAGCGGGTTGCTGCTGGCTGTCATCGTCGGTATCCCGGATTTACGCCGTTTTTCAGCTCGTTACCTTATTGCCGGAAGCGTGCTGTTTGTCAGTTATGAACTGTGTCTGGCACTCTCGCTGGGCTTTGCCGCGACGCGCCAACAGGCGATTGAAGTGGGCATGGTCAACTATTTATGGCCGAGTCTGACGATTCTTTGCGCAATATTATTCAACGGTCAAAAAGCCAGGTTATGGGTTATTCCCGGTTTATTACTGGCGTTATTGGGCGTGAGCTGGGTGCTCGGCGGCGAAAGCGGTCTTAATACCGCTGAAATCCAGCACAATATTATCTCCAGCCCGCTGAGCTATGCGCTGGCATTTGCCGGGGCGTTTATTTGGGCGATTTATTGCACCGTTACTACCAAATACGCCAACGGCGCGAACGGCATTACGCTGTTTGTATTGCTGACAGCCGCGACATTATGGGTGAAATTCGCGCTCACACCGCAGCCGGAAATGGTTTTTACGCTGCCGGTTGTGGTGAAATTATTGATGACCGGCATTGCGCTCGGTTGTGGTTATGCCGCGTGGAATATTGGTATTTTGCACGGCAACGTCACCGTGCTGGCAGCCGCGTCCTATTTCACGCCGGTGCTCTCTTCCGCGCTGGCGGCGGTGGTGTTAAGCGCCCCGCTCTCGTTCTCTTTCTGGCAGGGCGCGCTGATGGTGTGCGCCGGATCGCTGCTCTGCTGGTACTCAACCCGCCAGCGCGCGTGA
- the nhoA gene encoding N-hydroxyarylamine O-acetyltransferase has product MTPFLTAYLARIGWEQTPDVSLETLRALHLYHNGAIPFENLDVVLPREIELSDEAIFHKLVVARRGGYCFEQNGLFERVLKEVGFTVRSLLGRVVIANPHQMPPRTHRILLVQIAGEPWIADVGFGGQTLTAPIRLQEDIEQATPHGVYRLQRKGEDWVLQFRHHERWQSMYQFEMGQQYQADFVMGNFHSAHWPASHFRHHLLMCRHLPDGVKLTLTNFHFTHWKNGQVLEEVTFADVPALYDALQQRFGLGVNDAQYGFSLQQLETVMAGFDLHGEKV; this is encoded by the coding sequence ATGACCCCTTTTTTGACCGCTTATCTGGCCCGTATTGGCTGGGAGCAAACGCCCGATGTCTCACTGGAAACGCTGCGGGCGCTGCATTTATATCACAACGGCGCTATCCCTTTTGAAAACCTCGATGTGGTACTGCCGCGCGAGATTGAACTCAGCGATGAGGCGATTTTTCATAAACTGGTGGTTGCCCGTCGCGGTGGCTACTGTTTTGAGCAGAACGGGCTATTTGAGCGCGTGCTGAAAGAGGTGGGTTTTACGGTGCGCAGCTTGTTAGGACGGGTGGTGATTGCTAATCCACACCAGATGCCACCGCGCACGCACCGTATTTTGCTGGTGCAGATTGCGGGCGAGCCGTGGATCGCCGATGTCGGATTTGGCGGGCAGACACTGACCGCGCCAATCCGCTTACAGGAGGATATTGAGCAGGCCACGCCGCATGGCGTCTACCGCTTGCAGCGCAAGGGGGAAGACTGGGTGCTCCAGTTCCGTCACCACGAACGCTGGCAGTCAATGTATCAGTTTGAGATGGGGCAGCAGTACCAGGCCGATTTCGTGATGGGGAATTTTCACTCCGCACACTGGCCGGCATCCCATTTTCGCCATCACTTGCTGATGTGCCGCCATCTGCCGGACGGCGTAAAACTGACGTTAACCAACTTCCATTTTACCCACTGGAAAAACGGTCAGGTGCTGGAAGAGGTGACCTTTGCGGATGTTCCGGCGCTGTATGACGCGCTGCAACAGCGCTTTGGGCTTGGTGTGAACGATGCACAGTATGGCTTTAGCCTGCAACAGCTGGAAACGGTGATGGCCGGTTTCGATTTGCACGGCGAAAAAGTTTAA
- a CDS encoding TetR family transcriptional regulator, producing the protein MRYLNKDDRREVILKAAMRVALAEGFSAMTVRRVASEAGVATGQVHHHFTSANALKAEAFIRLIAELLEVEVVPATAPWREQLHAMLGSDEGGLEPYVHLWREALLLASKEPEFKGAYLLTMEMWHVKVMQLIEQGRAAGEFTDTDTAANIAWRLMALVCGLDGICMLGMPDVDEAAFNRHLAVMIDNELR; encoded by the coding sequence ATGCGCTATCTGAACAAGGATGATCGCCGGGAGGTGATCCTGAAAGCCGCGATGCGCGTAGCGCTGGCGGAAGGTTTTTCCGCCATGACCGTTCGCCGCGTGGCAAGCGAAGCCGGGGTTGCCACCGGCCAGGTCCACCACCATTTCACCTCGGCGAATGCATTAAAAGCCGAGGCCTTTATCCGCCTGATTGCGGAACTGCTGGAGGTGGAAGTGGTACCCGCAACCGCGCCATGGCGCGAGCAGTTGCACGCGATGCTGGGCAGCGATGAAGGCGGCCTCGAACCCTATGTGCATTTGTGGCGTGAAGCGTTACTGCTGGCGAGTAAAGAGCCGGAATTCAAAGGCGCGTACCTGCTGACCATGGAGATGTGGCACGTCAAAGTGATGCAACTGATTGAGCAAGGCCGTGCGGCAGGTGAATTCACGGATACCGATACGGCGGCAAACATTGCCTGGCGCCTGATGGCGCTGGTCTGCGGGCTGGACGGGATTTGCATGCTGGGCATGCCAGATGTCGATGAAGCTGCCTTCAATCGCCATCTGGCCGTCATGATTGACAACGAGCTCCGTTAA
- a CDS encoding iron ABC transporter permease, whose protein sequence is MNQRLIAQATLALLLILVALPLLFIVLQAVFPHFSAGKFSGAFSAMPALLSEPQLPAMFGGTLQIACGVALCSALIGLPLGVARGLFNLPWPKLWDLLFLIPFLTPPYIAALSWMLVLQTQGYLMQLTGLDLNNLLFSKSGIILVMTLNIFPVVYFAVSRSLLASGQRLAQVARVHGATPWRAFCHITLPLLSPALAAGMLLAFTLAVEEYGVPAALGTRSGVVMLTVGIEEKLADWPIDLPGAALLSVVLIAIALCGWWLQRKLTGDKDVTSVSGKPTELVGAKLGFATLPVLLVMAAVGFLAVVLPGLSMAFTGFSSTLSGGVSLDNLTMKHFAALFEQRGDALPALGTSLSLAFGAALITGALGLCAAWLVVMQKIKGRSVIDALSLMPAALPGVVVGVGLILLWNRSFWPVSPYNSWAILLISYCCLLLPWPVRYIGSAMRQLGGNLEPAARVHGASAFQALRLIVLPLIFPAMLASMLMVFAIASRELVTSLLLAPAGTQTVAVFIWRQFEQGSVGQGMAMATLTLLTGLVLMLTALGIMQRSTKG, encoded by the coding sequence GTGAACCAGAGATTGATTGCGCAAGCGACGCTGGCGCTGCTGCTGATACTGGTGGCGCTGCCGTTGCTATTTATTGTGTTGCAGGCGGTATTCCCGCACTTTAGCGCCGGGAAATTCAGCGGCGCATTTTCCGCCATGCCCGCCTTATTGTCAGAGCCGCAACTGCCGGCCATGTTCGGCGGGACACTACAGATTGCCTGCGGTGTGGCGCTTTGCAGCGCACTGATTGGCTTGCCGCTTGGCGTCGCGCGCGGGTTATTTAATTTACCGTGGCCGAAACTGTGGGATCTGCTGTTTTTGATCCCGTTCTTAACTCCGCCCTATATTGCCGCGCTGTCGTGGATGCTGGTGCTGCAAACCCAGGGCTACCTGATGCAGCTCACCGGGCTGGATCTCAACAATCTGCTGTTTAGCAAGAGCGGCATCATTCTGGTGATGACGCTGAATATCTTCCCGGTGGTGTACTTTGCCGTATCGCGCAGTTTGCTCGCCAGCGGGCAGCGCCTGGCACAAGTCGCCCGCGTTCATGGCGCCACGCCGTGGCGCGCATTTTGCCATATCACCTTGCCGTTACTTTCCCCGGCGCTGGCGGCAGGGATGTTGCTGGCCTTTACACTGGCGGTGGAAGAGTATGGCGTGCCCGCCGCGCTGGGTACCCGTTCCGGCGTGGTGATGCTGACGGTCGGTATCGAAGAGAAACTCGCCGACTGGCCGATCGATTTGCCCGGCGCGGCGCTGCTGTCGGTGGTGCTGATCGCCATTGCGCTGTGCGGATGGTGGCTGCAACGCAAACTGACCGGCGATAAAGATGTCACTAGTGTTTCCGGGAAACCGACCGAGCTTGTCGGGGCGAAACTCGGTTTTGCCACTTTACCGGTACTGCTGGTGATGGCGGCGGTCGGTTTTCTCGCCGTGGTGCTACCGGGGTTATCGATGGCGTTCACCGGCTTTAGCTCTACGCTTTCCGGCGGCGTGTCGCTGGATAATCTCACCATGAAGCATTTTGCGGCGCTGTTCGAACAGCGCGGTGATGCGCTACCCGCGCTGGGCACCAGTTTATCGCTGGCATTCGGCGCGGCGCTGATTACCGGCGCGCTGGGCTTGTGCGCCGCCTGGCTGGTGGTGATGCAGAAGATAAAAGGGCGCTCGGTAATTGATGCGTTATCGCTGATGCCAGCCGCGCTGCCTGGCGTGGTGGTTGGCGTTGGGTTGATTTTGCTGTGGAACCGCAGCTTCTGGCCGGTTTCGCCCTACAACAGCTGGGCAATTTTGCTTATCTCTTACTGTTGCCTGCTGCTGCCGTGGCCGGTGCGTTATATCGGCAGCGCCATGCGTCAGCTAGGCGGCAACCTGGAGCCTGCCGCCCGGGTTCACGGTGCCAGCGCGTTCCAGGCACTGCGTCTGATTGTGCTACCGCTCATTTTCCCGGCGATGCTCGCCTCCATGTTAATGGTGTTCGCCATTGCCTCGCGCGAGCTGGTCACCTCGCTGTTGCTGGCACCGGCGGGTACACAAACCGTGGCGGTATTTATCTGGCGGCAATTCGAGCAAGGCTCAGTAGGTCAGGGGATGGCGATGGCGACACTGACGCTGCTCACCGGGCTGGTGTTGATGCTCACCGCGCTCGGCATTATGCAGCGCAGCACAAAGGGATAA
- the fdxH gene encoding formate dehydrogenase subunit beta: MAMETQDILKRSATNPVTPPPRARDYKAEVAKLIDVSTCVGCKACQVACSEWNDIRDEVGHCVGVYDNPADLSAKSWTVMRFSETEQNGKLEWLIRKDGCMHCAEPGCLKACPSAGAIIQYANGIVDFQQENCIGCGYCIAGCPFNVPRLNKEDNRVYKCTLCVDRVSVGQEPACVKTCPTGAIHFGTKAEMLELGEQRVAKLKARGYASAGIYNPQGVGGTHVMYVLHHADQPGLYHNLPKDPQIDTSVNLWKGVLKPLSAAGFLATFAGLIYHYIGIGPNKEVDDDEEEHHE, translated from the coding sequence ATGGCTATGGAAACGCAGGACATTCTGAAACGCTCCGCCACCAACCCGGTCACGCCGCCCCCGCGGGCGCGTGATTACAAAGCGGAAGTCGCCAAACTTATCGACGTTTCCACCTGTGTGGGCTGCAAAGCCTGCCAGGTGGCCTGTTCGGAGTGGAACGATATTCGCGATGAAGTGGGGCACTGCGTCGGGGTTTACGATAATCCGGCCGATTTGAGCGCCAAATCCTGGACGGTGATGCGTTTTAGCGAAACCGAGCAGAACGGCAAACTGGAGTGGCTGATCCGTAAAGATGGCTGTATGCACTGCGCGGAACCGGGCTGCCTGAAAGCCTGCCCGTCGGCGGGCGCGATTATTCAGTACGCCAACGGTATTGTCGATTTCCAGCAGGAGAACTGTATCGGCTGCGGGTACTGCATCGCCGGGTGTCCGTTTAATGTGCCGCGCCTCAACAAAGAGGATAACCGGGTTTATAAATGCACGCTCTGTGTCGATCGCGTCAGCGTCGGCCAGGAGCCCGCGTGTGTGAAAACCTGCCCGACCGGCGCTATCCATTTCGGCACCAAAGCCGAGATGCTGGAGCTTGGCGAGCAGCGCGTGGCAAAGCTGAAGGCGCGCGGTTACGCCAGTGCGGGCATCTACAACCCGCAGGGCGTGGGCGGTACGCATGTGATGTATGTGCTGCATCACGCCGATCAGCCGGGCCTGTACCACAACTTACCGAAAGATCCGCAGATAGATACCTCGGTCAACCTGTGGAAAGGGGTACTGAAACCGTTGTCGGCGGCGGGCTTCCTCGCCACCTTCGCCGGGCTGATTTACCACTACATCGGCATCGGGCCGAACAAAGAGGTGGACGACGATGAAGAGGAGCACCATGAGTAA
- a CDS encoding SmvA family efflux MFS transporter → MFRQWLTLVIIVLVYIPVAIDATVLHVAAPTLSVELNASGNALLWIIDIYSLVMAGMVLPMGALGDRIGFKRLLLVGSGLFGAASLLAAFAASASWLIATRALLAVGAAMIVPATLAGIRNTFSQAQQRNTALGVWAAIGSGGAAFGPLIGGMLLEHFYWGSVFLINVPIVIVVMALTARFVPRQQGRADQPLHLNQALSLIVAILLLVWSAKTAMKGTLPLWIVASTLLVGATLLTGFVRIQLAASTPMIDMRLFTHRVILSGVLMAITAMVTLVGFELLMAQELQFVHGFTPFAAGVFMLPVMLASGFSGPIAGVLVSKLGLRRVAAGGMALSALSFLGLSATNFATQPWQAGVLMALLGFSAASALLASTAAIMAAAPKEKAAAAGAIEAMSYELGAGLGIAVFGLILSRSFSASIQLPQGLSSETAAQASSSIGEAFRLAQEAPPALAEGIISAAKTAFTGSHSIALSTASALLMLLAVGIWFSLARVEKA, encoded by the coding sequence ATGTTTCGTCAGTGGTTAACGCTGGTCATCATTGTGCTGGTTTATATTCCGGTCGCGATTGATGCGACGGTGCTGCATGTTGCCGCGCCCACACTGAGCGTGGAGTTAAATGCCAGCGGAAATGCGCTGTTATGGATAATTGATATTTACTCGCTGGTGATGGCCGGTATGGTGCTGCCGATGGGCGCGCTGGGCGACAGAATTGGTTTTAAGCGGCTGCTGCTTGTCGGCAGCGGCCTGTTTGGCGCAGCCTCGTTACTGGCGGCCTTTGCCGCGAGCGCCAGTTGGCTGATTGCCACGCGCGCGCTGTTAGCTGTGGGCGCGGCGATGATCGTGCCGGCAACGCTTGCCGGGATCCGTAATACCTTCTCGCAGGCACAGCAACGCAATACGGCGCTCGGCGTCTGGGCGGCAATTGGTTCCGGCGGCGCGGCGTTCGGCCCATTAATTGGCGGTATGTTACTGGAGCATTTCTACTGGGGGTCGGTATTTTTAATTAACGTGCCGATCGTCATTGTCGTGATGGCGCTGACCGCACGCTTTGTACCGCGCCAGCAGGGCCGCGCCGATCAGCCGTTACACCTGAACCAGGCGTTGAGCCTAATTGTCGCCATCTTACTGCTGGTGTGGAGTGCCAAAACGGCAATGAAAGGCACGCTTCCGCTGTGGATCGTAGCGAGCACGTTACTGGTTGGTGCCACCTTGCTGACCGGATTTGTCCGCATTCAGCTGGCCGCCAGCACGCCGATGATCGATATGCGTCTGTTTACGCATCGCGTCATTTTGAGCGGTGTATTGATGGCGATCACCGCGATGGTCACGCTGGTCGGTTTTGAACTGCTGATGGCGCAGGAGCTGCAATTTGTCCACGGTTTCACGCCATTTGCCGCCGGGGTGTTTATGCTGCCGGTGATGCTGGCAAGCGGGTTTAGCGGGCCGATTGCCGGGGTTCTTGTGTCAAAACTGGGCTTACGCCGCGTCGCCGCAGGCGGAATGGCGCTCAGCGCGCTGAGTTTTCTTGGTCTTTCCGCGACCAATTTTGCCACCCAGCCGTGGCAGGCCGGAGTATTGATGGCGCTGCTCGGTTTCAGTGCGGCGAGCGCGTTACTGGCTTCAACGGCGGCGATAATGGCCGCAGCGCCCAAAGAGAAAGCGGCAGCCGCCGGGGCGATAGAAGCGATGTCTTACGAACTGGGCGCCGGACTGGGCATTGCCGTGTTTGGGCTGATTTTGAGCCGCAGTTTCTCCGCCTCGATCCAGCTTCCGCAGGGGTTAAGCAGCGAGACCGCCGCGCAGGCTTCATCCTCCATTGGTGAAGCATTCCGCCTGGCGCAGGAAGCACCACCCGCACTTGCTGAAGGGATCATCTCGGCGGCGAAAACGGCGTTTACCGGTTCGCACAGCATTGCACTGAGCACCGCCAGCGCACTGTTAATGCTGCTGGCGGTAGGGATCTGGTTTAGCCTGGCGCGAGTGGAAAAAGCGTAG
- the fdnG gene encoding formate dehydrogenase-N subunit alpha, which produces MDVSRRQFFKICAGGMAGTTAAALGFAPKMALAQARNYKLLRAKETRNSCTYCSVGCGLLMYSLGDGAKNAKEAIYHIEGDPDHPVSRGALCPKGAGLLDYVHSENRLRYPEYRAPGSEKWQRISWEDAFNRIARLMKNDRDANFVENNAAGVKVNRWLSTGMLCASAASNETGMLTQKFVRSLGMLAVDNQARVUHGPTVASLAPTFGRGAMTNHWVDIKNANVVMVMGGNAAEAHPVGFRWAMEAKNNNDATLIVVDPRFTRTASVADIYAPIRSGTDITFLSGVLRYLIENNKINAEYVKHYTNAALLVRDDFAFEDGLFSGYDAQKRQYDKTSWNYQFDENGYARRDDTLTDPRCVWNLLKQHVARYTPETVENICGTPKADFLKVCDVLASTSAADRTTTFLYALGWTQHTVGAQNIRTMAMIQLLLGNMGMAGGGVNALRGHSNIQGLTDLGLLSTSLPGYLTLPSEKQTDLQQYLAANTPKALLPDQVNYWSNYPKFFVSLMKSFYGDAAQKENNWGFDWLPKWDQAWDVIKYFNKMAKGEVNGYICQGFNPVASFPDKNKVVSTLSKLKYLVVIDPLVTETSTFWQNHGEMNDVNPADIQTEVFRLPSTCFAEEDGSIANSGRWLQWHWKGQDAPGEALNDGEILAGIYHRLREMYRTEGGKGAEPLLKMSWNYRQPHNPHSEEVAKENNGYALADLYDANGQLLAKKGQLLNSFALLRDDGTTASSCWIYSGSWTEQGNQMANRDNADPSGLGNTLGWAWAWPLNRRVLYNRASADVQGKPWDAKRMLIQWNGAKWVGNDIPDFNSAPPGSNTGPFIMQQEGLGRLFALDKLAEGPFPEHYEPVETPLGTNPLHPNVISSPVVRLFEDDAKRMGKKDQFPYVGTTYRLTEHFHTWTKHARLNAIAQPQQFVEISETLAAAKGIANGDRVTVSSKRGFIRAVAVVTRRLRTLQVHGQPVETIGIPLHWGFEGVAQKGYIANTLTPNVGDANSQTPEYKAFLVNIEKA; this is translated from the coding sequence ATGGACGTCAGCCGCAGACAATTTTTTAAAATCTGCGCGGGCGGAATGGCAGGAACCACGGCGGCCGCGTTGGGATTTGCTCCCAAAATGGCGCTGGCGCAGGCGCGAAATTATAAATTACTGCGCGCCAAAGAGACGCGAAATTCCTGTACATACTGCTCCGTGGGTTGCGGGTTATTAATGTATAGCCTGGGCGATGGTGCGAAAAACGCGAAAGAGGCCATCTATCATATCGAAGGCGACCCGGATCATCCGGTCAGCCGCGGCGCGCTGTGCCCGAAAGGGGCCGGTCTGCTGGATTACGTACACAGTGAAAACCGCCTGCGCTACCCGGAATACCGCGCGCCAGGCTCTGAGAAATGGCAGCGCATTAGCTGGGAAGACGCCTTTAACCGCATCGCCCGTCTGATGAAAAACGACCGCGACGCCAACTTTGTTGAAAACAATGCCGCAGGCGTAAAAGTCAATCGCTGGCTGTCAACGGGCATGTTGTGTGCCTCAGCGGCGAGTAATGAAACCGGCATGCTGACGCAAAAATTCGTGCGTTCTCTCGGCATGCTGGCGGTAGATAACCAGGCGCGCGTCTGACACGGACCAACGGTAGCAAGTCTTGCTCCAACATTTGGTCGCGGTGCGATGACCAACCACTGGGTTGATATCAAAAACGCCAACGTGGTGATGGTGATGGGCGGTAACGCCGCTGAAGCCCACCCGGTCGGTTTCCGCTGGGCGATGGAAGCCAAAAACAATAACGACGCCACGTTGATCGTCGTCGATCCGCGTTTTACGCGCACGGCATCAGTTGCCGATATTTATGCGCCAATACGTTCCGGGACGGACATCACTTTCCTCTCCGGCGTGCTGCGCTACCTGATCGAAAACAACAAAATCAACGCCGAATACGTCAAACACTACACCAACGCCGCGTTGCTGGTGCGGGACGATTTTGCCTTTGAAGACGGCTTGTTCAGCGGCTACGACGCGCAAAAACGCCAGTACGACAAAACCTCATGGAACTACCAGTTTGATGAAAACGGCTACGCCAGACGTGATGACACGCTGACCGATCCGCGCTGCGTATGGAACTTGCTGAAACAGCATGTGGCCCGCTATACGCCGGAAACGGTCGAAAACATCTGCGGTACGCCAAAAGCGGACTTCCTGAAAGTGTGTGACGTGCTGGCCTCAACCAGCGCGGCGGACAGAACCACTACCTTCCTGTACGCCCTGGGCTGGACGCAACACACCGTCGGTGCGCAGAACATCCGTACCATGGCGATGATCCAGTTGCTGCTCGGCAATATGGGGATGGCCGGTGGCGGGGTAAACGCCTTGCGCGGGCACTCCAACATTCAGGGGCTGACGGATCTGGGGCTGTTATCAACCAGCCTGCCGGGTTACCTGACGCTGCCGTCGGAAAAACAGACCGATTTACAGCAATACCTGGCGGCGAATACGCCAAAAGCGCTGTTGCCGGACCAGGTGAACTACTGGAGCAACTATCCCAAGTTCTTTGTCAGCCTGATGAAGTCGTTCTACGGCGACGCGGCGCAGAAAGAGAATAACTGGGGCTTTGACTGGTTGCCGAAGTGGGATCAGGCCTGGGATGTGATCAAGTACTTCAACAAGATGGCGAAAGGCGAAGTCAACGGTTATATCTGCCAGGGCTTTAACCCGGTGGCGTCGTTCCCGGACAAAAACAAAGTGGTCAGCACGTTGAGCAAGCTGAAGTACCTGGTGGTTATCGATCCGCTGGTGACCGAAACCTCCACCTTCTGGCAGAACCACGGTGAGATGAACGACGTCAACCCGGCGGATATCCAGACCGAAGTGTTCCGTCTGCCATCGACCTGCTTTGCCGAAGAGGATGGCTCGATCGCCAACTCCGGCCGCTGGTTACAGTGGCACTGGAAAGGCCAGGACGCGCCGGGCGAAGCGCTGAACGATGGCGAAATCCTCGCCGGGATTTACCACCGCCTGCGCGAGATGTACCGCACCGAAGGCGGCAAAGGCGCCGAGCCGCTGCTGAAGATGTCCTGGAACTACCGCCAGCCGCACAACCCGCACTCGGAAGAGGTGGCGAAAGAGAACAACGGCTACGCGCTGGCGGATCTCTATGACGCCAACGGGCAACTGCTGGCGAAAAAAGGCCAACTGCTCAATAGTTTTGCGCTGCTGCGCGATGACGGCACCACCGCCTCATCGTGCTGGATCTACAGCGGGAGCTGGACGGAGCAGGGTAACCAGATGGCGAACCGCGATAACGCCGATCCGTCCGGGCTTGGCAATACGCTCGGTTGGGCGTGGGCGTGGCCGCTGAACCGCCGCGTGCTCTACAACCGCGCGTCGGCGGATGTGCAGGGTAAACCGTGGGATGCGAAACGGATGCTGATCCAGTGGAACGGGGCGAAGTGGGTCGGCAACGACATCCCGGACTTCAACAGCGCGCCGCCGGGGAGCAATACCGGGCCATTCATCATGCAGCAGGAGGGACTGGGTCGGCTGTTCGCCCTCGACAAGCTGGCGGAAGGGCCATTCCCGGAACACTACGAGCCGGTGGAGACACCGCTGGGCACCAACCCGCTGCATCCGAACGTGATCTCCAGCCCGGTAGTGCGTTTGTTCGAGGACGATGCCAAACGGATGGGGAAAAAAGATCAGTTCCCGTATGTCGGCACCACCTACCGCCTGACGGAGCATTTCCACACCTGGACCAAGCATGCGCGTCTCAACGCCATCGCTCAGCCGCAGCAGTTTGTCGAAATCAGCGAAACGCTGGCGGCGGCAAAAGGCATCGCCAACGGCGATCGCGTGACGGTGAGCAGCAAGCGCGGCTTTATTCGCGCGGTCGCGGTGGTGACGCGTCGTCTGCGGACTTTGCAGGTTCATGGTCAGCCGGTGGAAACCATTGGTATTCCGCTGCACTGGGGCTTTGAAGGGGTGGCGCAAAAAGGTTATATCGCCAACACCCTGACGCCGAACGTGGGCGACGCAAACTCGCAAACGCCGGAGTACAAAGCGTTTTTAGTCAATATCGAGAAGGCGTAA